A genomic window from Streptomyces sp. WMMC940 includes:
- a CDS encoding DUF4396 domain-containing protein has translation MKPGTAAIDWMMRGTAYMYVAGSGISGSTADALMYFWFLLVALSTVYVAYDAFTKNPELTVMKWGWVLVTLYIGPVGAALYVLSCKEPGPGTHERFVAPLWKQAFGSTIHCVAGDASGIMMAAVVASVLGLPPWGDSVLEYLVGFGFGLLVFQALFMRDMLGGSYLRAVRSTVFAEWLSMNCVMGAMVAVLVIIRSHVPGTDDAGSVRFWATFSVAVLAGLAFAYPVNVWLVANHLKHGMGTVRVLGEGGEAVRAAAPGPVPAGAGTDMPQSEVTGAQKAAMATLTVVFLASGVLLAGIFGDLG, from the coding sequence GTGAAACCCGGTACAGCGGCCATCGACTGGATGATGAGGGGCACGGCGTACATGTATGTGGCCGGCAGCGGCATCAGCGGGAGCACGGCTGACGCACTGATGTATTTCTGGTTCCTCCTGGTCGCACTGTCCACCGTCTACGTCGCCTACGACGCGTTCACCAAGAACCCCGAACTGACCGTCATGAAGTGGGGCTGGGTCCTGGTGACGCTCTACATCGGTCCGGTCGGCGCGGCACTGTACGTGCTCTCCTGCAAGGAACCCGGGCCCGGAACCCACGAGCGGTTCGTGGCACCCCTGTGGAAACAGGCTTTCGGATCGACCATCCACTGTGTGGCGGGAGACGCCAGCGGCATCATGATGGCCGCGGTGGTCGCGTCGGTGCTGGGCCTTCCTCCCTGGGGCGACAGTGTGCTCGAGTACCTCGTGGGTTTCGGCTTCGGGCTGCTCGTCTTCCAGGCCCTCTTCATGCGGGACATGCTCGGCGGAAGTTACCTCCGGGCCGTGCGATCCACCGTGTTCGCGGAGTGGCTGTCGATGAACTGCGTGATGGGCGCCATGGTGGCCGTGCTCGTGATCATCCGGAGTCATGTGCCGGGTACCGACGACGCGGGCAGCGTCCGCTTCTGGGCCACGTTCTCCGTCGCGGTCCTGGCCGGACTCGCCTTCGCCTACCCCGTGAACGTCTGGCTGGTGGCCAATCACCTGAAGCACGGGATGGGTACCGTACGGGTACTGGGCGAGGGCGGCGAGGCGGTACGCGCGGCGGCCCCCGGGCCGGTCCCGGCCGGCGCCGGAACGGACATGCCGCAGAGCGAGGTGACCGGGGCGCAGAAGGCCGCGATGGCGACCCTGACCGTCGTCTTCCTCGCCTCCGGTGTCCTGCTGGCGGGCATCTTCGGGGATCTCGGCTGA
- a CDS encoding LuxR C-terminal-related transcriptional regulator, with product MSTPAWERRLRRTLASETAEPLLVLAAGAAGTGKSHLARRLADLPEATGAEVLTWTCGEESAVPEPAGDGPVLLLVDDLHRADAAERGALRRLLEQSRPARATVVLYRPEELPHPGLPLGTPPLRYPRDMVVLEHRVTPWTTEQVQRAVAAVLGDRCTPEAVTRLHEQSGGVAQVVVDLLVVLGEQDLPRCTAADVDAAGVPVRLAELVLSRTASLPASQRAVVWAAAVLGEPVTREELLTVAAGATHGGACGSGPAPGRRAGCSPALGDALAGALDAAVLTEYPGRRYGLLVPLAARTVRRVLPGPVRQELHARAADVLVRRQPVPWTSLARHRREAGPVKAWLRAVERAAALATGAGDHQAAIKLLEEALASPDIPRAARAGLAPRLADIAVNGLRSDQTVEVLSQIVEDESLPAVLRGEIRLDLGLLLCNQVGMGGTGWTELERAASELRSERPGLSARAMSALAMPYWPGSSIDVHRAWLEGAAVAADDSGDEVVRTAVRANRAGLAMSCGDPEGWDLLKALPTDHPDPGIRRHAARGLCNAADSAVWLGHFGGAEDLLREGLELSARSGAPYTEHTALGARLLLEWFTGRWAGLAERCEEFVAATADMPVISADARMVRGMIALAQGDWGAALSWLAGPDASSAEHAAAPHAAATSGALIRLALARQDVPAAAEEAGSAWRKAAAKGVWVWAAELAPWAVEAVARAGDVAAARAMLEELSSGLAGVDAPSATAALDWSRAALAEVDGRPLDAVPLYREAAAAFERAPRPYARALVTEGAARCTLEALGANGRKPSERQDGPGAAATLAVDELTSCAALFTELGAVWDAARARAELRRHQPAKEGRPPGRPAYGGQLSPREREVAELASAGLTNREIAAILHLSPRTVEQHVARAMRKQGTPSRQELADWRGPAAPEGPERTRNAPVGTPGDA from the coding sequence ATGAGCACACCCGCCTGGGAGCGCAGGCTGAGACGGACCCTCGCATCGGAGACGGCCGAACCGCTGCTCGTCCTTGCGGCCGGAGCCGCCGGCACCGGAAAGAGCCACCTGGCACGGCGTCTCGCCGATCTGCCCGAGGCCACCGGGGCCGAGGTGCTCACCTGGACCTGCGGCGAGGAATCCGCCGTGCCCGAACCGGCAGGAGACGGGCCCGTCCTGCTGCTGGTCGACGACCTGCACCGGGCGGACGCGGCCGAACGCGGCGCACTGCGCCGGCTGCTGGAACAGTCCCGGCCCGCGCGCGCGACCGTGGTGCTGTACCGACCCGAGGAACTGCCCCACCCCGGCCTGCCACTGGGCACGCCGCCACTGCGCTACCCGCGCGACATGGTCGTCCTCGAGCACCGGGTCACGCCGTGGACCACCGAGCAGGTGCAGCGGGCCGTGGCGGCCGTCCTCGGCGACCGCTGCACGCCCGAGGCCGTAACACGGCTGCACGAGCAGTCCGGTGGCGTGGCGCAGGTGGTGGTGGACCTGCTGGTGGTGCTGGGCGAACAGGACCTGCCGCGGTGCACCGCGGCCGACGTGGACGCCGCGGGCGTGCCCGTTCGCCTCGCCGAACTGGTACTGAGCCGGACGGCTTCGCTGCCCGCGTCGCAGCGGGCCGTGGTGTGGGCAGCCGCGGTGCTCGGAGAGCCGGTGACGCGGGAGGAACTGCTGACCGTCGCCGCGGGGGCGACGCACGGCGGCGCCTGCGGGAGCGGACCCGCACCCGGGAGGAGGGCCGGGTGCAGCCCCGCACTCGGCGACGCTCTGGCCGGAGCGCTCGATGCGGCCGTGCTCACCGAGTACCCGGGCCGCCGGTACGGGTTGCTCGTCCCGCTCGCCGCGCGCACCGTGCGTCGGGTGCTGCCCGGCCCGGTGCGGCAGGAACTGCATGCGAGGGCCGCCGACGTGCTGGTGCGCAGGCAGCCTGTGCCGTGGACGTCGCTGGCGCGGCACCGCCGGGAGGCCGGACCCGTCAAAGCCTGGTTGCGTGCCGTGGAACGGGCAGCTGCCCTGGCCACCGGCGCCGGAGACCACCAGGCCGCGATCAAACTGCTGGAAGAGGCCCTCGCGTCCCCGGACATACCCCGTGCCGCCCGGGCCGGGCTGGCGCCGCGACTGGCTGACATCGCTGTCAACGGGCTGCGTTCGGACCAGACCGTCGAGGTGCTCTCGCAGATCGTGGAGGACGAGAGCCTTCCCGCCGTGCTGCGCGGCGAGATCCGTCTCGACCTGGGACTGCTGCTGTGCAATCAGGTCGGAATGGGCGGCACCGGCTGGACGGAGCTGGAGCGGGCCGCCTCCGAACTTCGCAGTGAGCGCCCCGGATTGTCCGCCCGCGCCATGTCGGCCCTCGCGATGCCGTACTGGCCCGGCTCCTCCATCGACGTCCACCGCGCCTGGCTGGAGGGCGCCGCGGTGGCCGCGGACGACAGCGGAGACGAAGTCGTCCGCACGGCGGTACGGGCCAACCGCGCCGGGCTGGCCATGAGCTGCGGTGACCCCGAGGGCTGGGACCTGCTGAAGGCACTGCCCACCGACCACCCCGACCCCGGAATCCGGCGGCACGCCGCCCGCGGGCTGTGCAACGCGGCCGACTCCGCGGTGTGGCTCGGCCATTTCGGAGGGGCCGAGGACCTGCTGCGTGAGGGACTCGAGCTGTCGGCACGCAGTGGCGCCCCGTACACCGAGCACACCGCCCTGGGGGCGAGGCTCCTGCTCGAGTGGTTCACCGGGCGCTGGGCGGGGCTTGCCGAGCGCTGCGAGGAGTTCGTCGCCGCGACCGCCGACATGCCGGTCATCAGTGCGGACGCGCGCATGGTACGCGGGATGATCGCGCTGGCCCAGGGCGACTGGGGCGCCGCACTCTCATGGCTGGCCGGCCCTGACGCGTCCTCGGCCGAGCATGCCGCCGCGCCGCACGCCGCCGCCACGTCCGGAGCCCTGATCCGGTTGGCACTGGCCCGTCAGGACGTGCCGGCCGCGGCCGAGGAGGCCGGGAGCGCCTGGCGGAAGGCCGCGGCGAAAGGCGTGTGGGTGTGGGCCGCGGAGCTGGCTCCCTGGGCCGTCGAGGCGGTGGCCCGAGCGGGCGATGTGGCGGCGGCCCGTGCCATGCTCGAGGAACTGTCGTCCGGCTTGGCAGGGGTGGACGCGCCCTCCGCCACGGCCGCGCTGGACTGGAGCCGGGCGGCACTGGCCGAGGTGGACGGCCGCCCGCTGGATGCCGTCCCCCTGTACCGTGAGGCCGCCGCGGCCTTCGAACGCGCGCCGCGCCCCTACGCGAGGGCGCTGGTCACCGAGGGCGCGGCACGCTGCACGCTCGAGGCGCTCGGCGCCAACGGCCGGAAGCCGTCCGAGCGGCAGGACGGTCCCGGAGCGGCCGCCACCCTCGCCGTCGACGAACTCACGTCCTGCGCGGCTCTGTTCACCGAGCTCGGCGCGGTGTGGGATGCCGCCCGCGCCCGTGCCGAGCTACGCCGTCACCAGCCGGCCAAGGAGGGCCGTCCGCCGGGTCGTCCCGCGTACGGCGGTCAACTCTCCCCGCGTGAACGGGAGGTCGCCGAGCTGGCGTCGGCCGGGCTCACCAACAGAGAGATCGCGGCAATCCTGCATCTGTCACCGCGCACGGTCGAGCAGCACGTCGCCCGGGCCATGCGGAAGCAGGGGACGCCCTCTCGCCAGGAGCTCGCCGATTGGCGGGGGCCGGCCGCGCCGGAGGGGCCGGAGCGGACGCGGAACGCCCCGGTCGGCACTCCCGGCGACGCCTGA
- a CDS encoding DUF2254 domain-containing protein, translated as MRERLRAQLWPLPTLGVALAIVAGVGLPVLDGRTQHDMPPWLRAYLFGGSPDAARSVLAAIAGSMVTVTALTFSLTVVTLQLASSQFSPRLLRTFTADRYVQATLALFLATFTFALTVLRTVRTGEDGRTGFVPQTSVTVAFVLTLASVLALVLFLSHLAREIRIETMMSSVLSAADRTIHRLLPENPDLTGESSARGVSAAAPPEPPANALTLAVGASGFLTSVDEAALLKAAVEADALVHIDRQPGSSLIADTPVGAAWPRAGRPFTPGTRERLAEEVSQAVRTGDERTDLQDVAFGLRQLTDIAAKALSPGINDPTTAVHALSHSSALLCELAGRDLGPRLLRDEHQQVRVVLRRPDLQDLLDLAVDQPLRYGAAEPAVLARIAMLLRELAWCTAPARHKPVAAALARLRSTIDAQDLHASERLRLTELAAHVDEALTGRWAHAPRG; from the coding sequence ATGCGTGAGAGACTCCGGGCCCAATTGTGGCCCCTGCCGACGCTGGGTGTCGCTCTCGCCATCGTCGCGGGTGTGGGACTGCCCGTCCTGGATGGGCGGACGCAGCACGACATGCCGCCCTGGCTGCGGGCCTACCTGTTCGGCGGCAGCCCCGACGCCGCTCGCTCGGTGCTGGCGGCGATCGCCGGCTCGATGGTCACGGTCACGGCGCTGACCTTCTCGCTCACCGTGGTGACACTCCAACTGGCCAGCAGCCAGTTCTCCCCGCGTCTGCTGCGCACCTTCACCGCAGACCGGTACGTCCAGGCGACCCTGGCCCTCTTCCTGGCGACCTTCACCTTCGCCCTGACCGTGCTGCGCACCGTCCGCACCGGCGAAGACGGGCGGACCGGCTTCGTCCCGCAGACGTCGGTCACCGTGGCCTTCGTTCTCACCCTGGCGAGCGTGCTCGCTCTGGTGCTGTTCCTGTCGCACCTGGCACGCGAGATCCGGATCGAGACGATGATGAGCAGCGTCCTCTCCGCCGCCGACCGCACCATTCACCGGCTCCTCCCGGAGAATCCGGACCTCACGGGTGAGTCCTCCGCGAGGGGGGTCTCCGCTGCCGCTCCACCGGAACCGCCCGCGAACGCGCTCACCCTGGCCGTCGGAGCCTCCGGCTTCCTCACCTCCGTGGACGAGGCGGCTCTGCTGAAAGCAGCCGTCGAAGCCGACGCCCTTGTGCACATCGACCGCCAACCGGGAAGCTCGCTGATCGCCGACACGCCCGTCGGAGCCGCCTGGCCGCGCGCCGGACGGCCGTTCACCCCCGGCACCCGGGAGCGTCTGGCCGAAGAAGTCTCACAAGCGGTGCGGACCGGTGACGAACGCACCGACCTCCAGGACGTGGCCTTCGGACTCCGCCAGCTCACCGACATCGCCGCCAAGGCGCTCTCCCCTGGCATCAACGATCCGACCACCGCCGTACACGCCCTGTCCCACTCCTCCGCCCTGTTGTGCGAGCTGGCAGGCCGTGATCTCGGCCCTCGGCTGCTGCGCGACGAGCACCAGCAGGTCAGGGTCGTGCTGCGCCGTCCGGACCTGCAGGACCTGCTGGACCTGGCGGTGGACCAGCCGCTCCGCTACGGCGCCGCCGAGCCGGCCGTCCTGGCGCGCATCGCGATGCTCCTGCGCGAACTCGCCTGGTGCACCGCCCCCGCCCGCCACAAGCCCGTCGCGGCCGCACTCGCCCGGTTGCGTTCCACCATCGACGCCCAGGACCTCCACGCCTCCGAGCGCCTCCGTCTCACCGAGCTGGCCGCACACGTCGACGAGGCCCTGACCGGGCGATGGGCTCACGCCCCCAGGGGCTGA
- a CDS encoding S8 family serine peptidase codes for MNRSRPFRISVLAVTTTALLATGAATSAAATPSPQPAASAAPSTADTPVERLIVGYKSRAAEAASDSAADKDARAKGEKAGESVGFDRRLGTGAALLDLGGKLDEGEAADVMEAFRSDPDVAYVVPDTRMYATAVSPNDPEYSHQWDLFESTAGMNVPAAWGKATGQGVNVAVIDTGYVAHSDLAVNVVSGYDFISDPFISQDGGGRDGNAADPGDWMNRGECGVDEDGLPVPGQNTDNSWHGTHVAGTIAAAANNGKGVTGIAYDATIQPVRVLGKCGGLTSDIIDAITWASGGSVQGVANNPHPADVINMSLGGEGGCDSGTQSAINAAVGRGTTIVVAAGNDNANAAYFNPAGCGNVITVAASDRQGNRAYYSNYGSVVDITAPGGETSPSSSNGILSTLNSGARSIGSENYVAYQGTSMAAPHVAGLAALMVDADPSLTPAQIESTIKSKARTLPGSCSGGCGAGLADAGAALGSGGTTPTGSNVFRNTADVSIPDNGSWVTSSVAVTGRSGNAPSSLKIDVDIKHTYRGDLIIEIVAPNGSSARLKEASGDSTANLLTTYTVDASGVAANGTWKLRVSDVYAGDTGYIDSWGLTF; via the coding sequence TTGAACCGTTCCAGACCCTTTCGCATATCCGTGCTCGCGGTGACCACCACCGCACTTCTCGCCACGGGAGCCGCAACCTCCGCCGCAGCAACGCCCTCCCCGCAACCCGCCGCCTCCGCGGCGCCCTCCACCGCGGACACGCCCGTCGAACGCCTGATCGTCGGATACAAGTCCCGCGCGGCGGAGGCCGCATCGGACTCCGCCGCGGACAAGGACGCCCGGGCCAAGGGAGAGAAGGCCGGTGAATCGGTCGGCTTCGACCGCCGCCTCGGCACCGGCGCAGCCCTCCTCGACCTCGGCGGCAAGCTGGACGAGGGCGAGGCCGCCGACGTCATGGAAGCCTTCCGCTCCGACCCGGACGTCGCCTACGTCGTCCCGGACACCCGTATGTACGCCACGGCCGTCTCCCCGAACGACCCGGAGTACAGCCACCAGTGGGACCTCTTCGAGAGCACCGCGGGCATGAACGTTCCCGCGGCCTGGGGCAAGGCCACCGGACAGGGCGTCAACGTCGCGGTGATCGACACCGGTTACGTCGCGCACTCGGACCTCGCCGTCAACGTCGTCAGCGGCTACGACTTCATCTCCGACCCATTCATCTCCCAGGACGGAGGAGGCCGGGACGGCAACGCGGCCGACCCAGGCGACTGGATGAACCGCGGCGAGTGCGGTGTGGACGAGGACGGCCTGCCCGTGCCGGGGCAGAACACCGACAACTCCTGGCACGGCACGCACGTCGCCGGCACGATCGCCGCCGCCGCGAACAACGGCAAGGGCGTGACGGGCATCGCCTACGACGCGACCATCCAGCCGGTGCGCGTGCTCGGCAAGTGCGGTGGGCTGACGTCCGACATCATCGACGCCATCACCTGGGCGTCCGGCGGCTCCGTCCAGGGCGTGGCGAACAACCCGCACCCCGCCGACGTCATCAACATGAGCCTCGGCGGCGAGGGCGGCTGCGACTCCGGCACCCAGAGCGCGATCAACGCGGCCGTGGGCCGCGGGACGACGATCGTCGTCGCCGCGGGCAACGACAACGCCAACGCCGCCTACTTCAACCCGGCCGGCTGCGGCAATGTCATCACCGTCGCCGCGAGCGACCGCCAGGGCAACCGCGCCTACTACTCCAACTACGGCAGCGTCGTCGACATCACGGCCCCCGGCGGCGAGACCTCGCCGAGCAGTTCCAACGGCATCCTTTCCACGCTCAACAGCGGTGCGCGCAGCATCGGGAGCGAGAACTACGTCGCCTACCAGGGCACCAGCATGGCCGCACCGCACGTCGCCGGCCTCGCCGCGCTGATGGTCGACGCCGACCCGTCCCTGACCCCGGCGCAGATCGAGTCGACGATCAAGAGCAAGGCCCGCACACTGCCGGGTTCCTGCTCCGGTGGCTGCGGCGCCGGCCTCGCCGACGCGGGTGCCGCTCTCGGCTCCGGCGGCACCACGCCCACGGGCTCGAACGTCTTCCGCAACACCGCCGACGTCAGCATCCCCGACAACGGCAGCTGGGTGACCTCGTCCGTGGCGGTGACGGGCCGCAGCGGCAACGCCCCGTCGAGCCTGAAGATCGACGTGGACATCAAGCACACCTACCGCGGTGACCTGATCATCGAGATCGTCGCCCCGAACGGCTCGTCCGCGCGCCTGAAGGAAGCGTCCGGCGACAGCACCGCGAACCTGCTCACCACCTACACCGTCGACGCCTCCGGGGTCGCGGCGAACGGCACCTGGAAGCTGCGGGTGTCCGATGTCTACGCCGGCGACACCGGGTACATCGACTCCTGGGGCCTGACCTTCTGA
- a CDS encoding PP2C family protein-serine/threonine phosphatase, with translation MRSDIRSSVRPRADGRHRVLWVLAQCLPFAIAVLVVVIELTPLHVMYTGPLLTATPALAAVTMGPRGTIAAAAFALVVSVITATYNQAWQNQQVYTNLLALALVSAASITTSSAARTRSENELNQIRRIAAAAQEVLLRPVPARIGPLHAGSRYVAAETGAQIGGDLYEAVQTRFGVRLIIGDVRGKGLPAVRAAAAVLGAFREAAHYQEDLPAVMDHCAAALERERLSPGVDPDARVEGFVTALVAQVPQEPVVEIVNRGHPPPLLLHCGRAEALAPGCPLPPLGLDELLPEPSEAKVESYPFVRGDRLLLHTDGVIEARNSDDAFFALPDAFEAVRGNAPGEFLDELHQALMRHSAGCLADDVAMLIIERAE, from the coding sequence ATGCGGTCGGACATCCGCTCATCCGTACGCCCGCGAGCGGACGGTCGTCACCGGGTCCTCTGGGTGCTCGCGCAGTGCCTGCCGTTCGCGATCGCGGTCCTGGTGGTGGTCATCGAGCTCACGCCGCTGCACGTCATGTACACGGGGCCGCTGCTGACCGCGACACCGGCATTGGCGGCCGTGACCATGGGCCCCCGGGGCACGATCGCGGCGGCCGCCTTCGCCCTCGTCGTCAGCGTGATCACCGCCACCTACAACCAGGCCTGGCAGAATCAGCAGGTCTACACCAACCTCCTCGCCCTCGCACTGGTGTCCGCGGCGAGCATCACCACCAGTAGCGCCGCCCGCACACGCAGCGAGAACGAGCTCAATCAGATCCGCAGGATCGCCGCCGCCGCACAGGAGGTGCTGCTGCGACCGGTGCCCGCCCGGATCGGCCCGCTGCACGCGGGCAGCAGGTACGTCGCCGCCGAGACCGGCGCCCAGATCGGCGGCGATCTCTACGAGGCCGTACAAACCCGCTTCGGGGTACGGCTGATCATCGGTGACGTCCGGGGCAAGGGCCTTCCCGCAGTGCGCGCCGCCGCTGCCGTGCTGGGTGCGTTCCGGGAGGCGGCCCACTACCAGGAGGACCTGCCGGCCGTCATGGACCACTGTGCGGCGGCCCTGGAGCGGGAGCGCCTGTCCCCGGGGGTGGACCCGGACGCCCGTGTGGAGGGGTTCGTCACGGCGCTGGTGGCCCAGGTCCCGCAGGAGCCGGTGGTCGAGATCGTCAACCGCGGACATCCGCCCCCACTGCTGCTCCACTGCGGCAGGGCGGAGGCCCTGGCACCGGGGTGCCCGCTGCCGCCGCTCGGCCTCGACGAGCTCCTGCCCGAGCCCTCCGAGGCCAAGGTGGAGTCCTATCCGTTCGTCCGCGGCGACCGCCTGCTGCTGCACACCGACGGTGTGATCGAGGCACGCAACAGCGACGACGCCTTCTTCGCGCTGCCCGACGCCTTCGAGGCCGTGCGCGGCAACGCCCCCGGAGAGTTCCTGGACGAACTCCACCAGGCGCTGATGCGGCACTCCGCGGGCTGCCTCGCCGATGATGTCGCGATGTTGATCATCGAGAGGGCCGAGTAG
- a CDS encoding transaminase gives MSMPIDRARLRQLLSRETAEATARNPRSKAAYEAADHLFGRVPMTWMNKNAGTFPRYLAGAHGARVTDIDGHEYVDFCLGDTGAMAGHSPAPVADAVERRFREQGGATAMLPTEDAEWVGAELARRFGLPRWSFSLTATDANRWAIRLARAVTGRRKILFNSYCYHGSVDESLIVTGPGGRGATSRPGNVGAPCDVTLTSRVAEFNDLEGLERELAHGDVAAVLMEPALTNIGIVLPEPGYLEGVRELTRRHGVLLVNDETHTFSAGPGGATAAWALEPDILTMGKAVAGGVPAGAYGLSADLADRLLRRGDLDLVDMGGVGGTLAGNALSVAAMRATLEHVLTDSAFAAMSALSARFEQGVRSGIDKHGLPWSVSRLGARTEYRFTAPAPRTGTESAAASDPELEDFLHLWMANRGVLMTPFHNMALMCPATTEADVDTHTTLFADALAELAG, from the coding sequence ATGTCCATGCCCATCGATCGCGCCCGGCTGCGGCAACTGCTCTCCCGCGAGACCGCCGAGGCGACGGCCCGCAATCCACGCTCGAAGGCCGCCTACGAGGCTGCCGACCACCTGTTCGGGCGGGTGCCGATGACGTGGATGAACAAGAACGCCGGGACCTTCCCCCGCTACCTCGCCGGCGCCCACGGCGCCCGGGTGACCGACATCGACGGTCACGAGTACGTCGACTTCTGCCTCGGCGACACCGGCGCCATGGCCGGTCACTCCCCGGCCCCCGTCGCCGACGCCGTCGAGCGCCGATTCCGCGAGCAGGGCGGCGCCACCGCGATGCTGCCCACGGAGGATGCCGAGTGGGTGGGCGCCGAGCTCGCCCGCCGCTTCGGCCTGCCGCGCTGGTCCTTCTCGCTCACCGCCACGGACGCCAACCGGTGGGCCATCCGGCTGGCCCGGGCGGTCACCGGCCGCCGGAAGATCCTCTTCAACAGCTACTGCTACCACGGAAGCGTCGACGAGTCCCTCATCGTCACCGGTCCGGGAGGGCGCGGTGCGACCAGCCGTCCCGGCAACGTCGGAGCTCCGTGCGACGTGACGCTGACCAGTCGCGTCGCCGAGTTCAACGACCTGGAGGGGCTGGAGCGGGAACTGGCGCACGGTGACGTCGCCGCGGTCCTCATGGAGCCCGCCCTCACCAACATCGGCATCGTGCTGCCCGAGCCGGGCTACCTCGAGGGCGTCCGCGAGCTGACCCGCCGGCACGGCGTACTGCTGGTCAACGACGAGACCCACACCTTCTCCGCCGGCCCCGGTGGTGCCACCGCCGCCTGGGCCCTGGAACCCGACATCCTCACCATGGGCAAGGCCGTCGCCGGAGGAGTCCCGGCCGGCGCCTACGGCCTGTCCGCCGACCTCGCCGACCGACTTCTCCGCCGTGGGGACCTCGACCTCGTCGACATGGGCGGGGTCGGCGGCACCCTCGCCGGCAACGCCCTGTCCGTCGCCGCCATGCGGGCAACCCTCGAACACGTCCTCACCGACAGCGCCTTCGCGGCCATGTCCGCGCTCTCCGCCCGCTTCGAGCAGGGCGTCCGGAGCGGCATCGACAAGCACGGTCTGCCCTGGTCGGTCAGCCGCCTCGGTGCCCGCACGGAGTACCGGTTCACCGCGCCCGCGCCGCGCACCGGCACCGAGTCCGCCGCCGCCTCCGACCCGGAACTCGAGGACTTCCTGCACCTGTGGATGGCCAACCGGGGAGTCCTCATGACGCCGTTCCACAACATGGCGCTGATGTGTCCCGCCACCACCGAGGCCGACGTCGACACCCACACCACGCTCTTCGCCGACGCCCTGGCGGAACTGGCAGGCTGA
- a CDS encoding MFS transporter — protein sequence MSSEMPSAPLRSYWSNGRQGTLLAAYLGLFVVNVNVLITYVGIFDMQRRLGMGESDLQWLVGVYSIGMASATMISATLADVFGRKIVYVVSLSVYIACSLGAATTSSVLVLVVARGVQGVSAAAVIVTSLALVSRVSTTREAGTKAVGTWVAVGSVAVAMGPPVGGILAQLMGWRGLFVATVPLCFVVLVITLRRVSEPQHVPIRRFDWTGQFFFITTVASLAFVMIQGPSFGWLSGITLSLLGLSAVGFLAFVVRESRARHPMLDISLFRNRLYALAVATVFFAAFCNEGAFFVVMQYYRSIREYSPVEAGFLVLPFAVGYAAVALKAAGLRKRFGLRRLLLSGQAGLLLGLLTMVLGFPVGRGTVLLGMAVVGMASAMVITPVVALVLEIMPPDRSGMASGIVNTQQPLGGAMSFAALGTVMTVWLGATLGRDIEQVIPDPAERIGASRDIILHADPHTHVSMSAPGAQIRHFDARLADIAERNFIQAGQLSLGVAALVAAAVLAVLFAAFPGGAERP from the coding sequence ATGTCGTCCGAAATGCCCTCTGCGCCTCTTCGCTCCTATTGGAGCAACGGCCGGCAGGGAACTCTCCTCGCGGCATATCTCGGGCTGTTCGTCGTCAATGTCAACGTCCTGATCACCTACGTCGGGATCTTCGACATGCAGCGTCGTCTGGGCATGGGGGAATCCGACCTGCAGTGGCTCGTGGGTGTCTACAGCATCGGTATGGCCTCGGCCACGATGATCAGCGCGACACTGGCGGACGTCTTCGGCAGGAAGATCGTCTACGTGGTGAGTCTGAGCGTGTACATCGCGTGCTCGTTGGGCGCTGCCACCACGTCGAGTGTGCTCGTCCTCGTGGTGGCAAGAGGAGTTCAGGGGGTTTCGGCCGCTGCGGTCATCGTCACCTCACTCGCCCTTGTGAGCAGGGTGAGCACCACTCGGGAGGCGGGAACGAAGGCTGTCGGGACCTGGGTTGCCGTGGGGAGCGTGGCGGTGGCCATGGGGCCGCCCGTGGGAGGAATCCTGGCCCAGTTGATGGGCTGGCGCGGCCTCTTCGTGGCCACGGTTCCGCTCTGCTTCGTCGTGCTGGTCATCACACTCCGACGGGTGTCCGAACCTCAACACGTGCCCATCCGCAGATTCGACTGGACGGGCCAGTTCTTCTTCATCACGACGGTGGCGTCACTGGCCTTCGTGATGATCCAGGGGCCGTCCTTCGGATGGCTCTCGGGCATCACGCTCTCGCTGCTCGGGCTGAGTGCGGTGGGATTCCTCGCCTTTGTGGTCCGTGAATCCCGAGCCCGCCATCCCATGCTCGACATCTCCCTGTTCCGTAACCGGTTGTACGCCCTCGCCGTGGCCACGGTGTTCTTCGCCGCCTTCTGCAACGAAGGGGCGTTCTTCGTCGTGATGCAGTACTACCGGAGCATTCGAGAGTATTCCCCGGTGGAGGCCGGGTTCCTCGTCCTTCCGTTCGCCGTCGGGTATGCGGCGGTGGCCCTGAAGGCCGCAGGGCTGCGCAAGAGATTCGGCCTGCGGCGTTTGCTCCTGTCCGGTCAGGCGGGTCTGCTGCTCGGTCTGCTCACCATGGTGCTCGGCTTTCCCGTCGGCAGAGGCACGGTGCTGCTCGGCATGGCCGTCGTCGGCATGGCCTCGGCCATGGTCATCACACCGGTCGTCGCACTGGTGCTGGAGATCATGCCACCGGACCGGTCGGGTATGGCGTCCGGAATCGTGAACACCCAGCAACCGCTCGGCGGGGCGATGAGCTTCGCCGCACTCGGCACGGTGATGACCGTGTGGTTGGGAGCCACCCTCGGCAGGGACATCGAGCAGGTGATTCCCGATCCGGCCGAGAGGATCGGCGCCAGCCGCGACATCATTCTGCACGCGGATCCACACACGCATGTCTCGATGAGCGCACCCGGCGCGCAGATCCGCCACTTCGACGCGCGCCTCGCGGACATCGCGGAGCGGAACTTCATCCAGGCCGGCCAGCTCAGCCTGGGAGTGGCGGCGCTCGTCGCCGCCGCCGTTCTCGCCGTGCTCTTCGCGGCTTTCCCCGGCGGTGCGGAGCGCCCCTGA